A genomic region of Myxococcales bacterium contains the following coding sequences:
- a CDS encoding GNAT family N-acetyltransferase, which translates to MPPIEILRAGRLLLEPVSEIHTYSIWECFEESVEAFRPFLGWVEDTHSIQDIEKFVFRARQNREAEKEFVFATSEPDGVLAGLVGLHNVDQRHRSAELGFWVRTSRTRRGICSAMAARLIRYAFRDLHLYRLFIRHATDNAASGATIRKLGFVHEGTAREELVVAGRRLTHETYSMLLPEFEKLRGVLGHFEESSR; encoded by the coding sequence GCGCCGGCCGGCTGCTGCTGGAACCCGTTTCGGAAATCCATACCTATTCCATCTGGGAATGTTTCGAGGAAAGCGTCGAAGCCTTTCGGCCTTTTCTCGGTTGGGTCGAGGACACCCACTCCATCCAGGATATCGAGAAGTTCGTTTTTCGGGCCCGGCAAAATCGCGAGGCGGAAAAGGAATTTGTCTTTGCGACCTCCGAGCCCGACGGGGTTCTGGCGGGGTTGGTCGGCCTGCACAACGTGGATCAGCGGCACCGTTCCGCCGAACTGGGATTTTGGGTGCGCACGTCGCGGACCCGCCGCGGCATTTGTTCGGCCATGGCGGCGCGGTTGATCCGTTACGCGTTTCGCGACCTGCATCTCTACCGCCTGTTCATCCGCCATGCGACCGACAACGCGGCTTCGGGCGCGACGATCCGCAAACTCGGCTTCGTGCACGAAGGCACGGCCCGCGAGGAACTGGTCGTCGCCGGGCGGCGCCTCACCCACGAAACCTACAGCATGCTGTTGCCGGAATTCGAAAAACTGCGCGGAGTTCTCGGTCACTTTGAGGAAAGTTCGCGGTAG